A part of Myxococcus landrumus genomic DNA contains:
- a CDS encoding ATP-grasp domain-containing protein, whose product MKVTLLSRSASIPSTRRLVEAGRARGHRMRVLNPLRVQMHLDGGGRATLYYDRKKLAPTDVVLPRIAQSISTYGLAVVNQFVLSGVPLVNHAQAIAQSRSKMRSLQLLSAHGIAIPATVMARDAAHLKEMVGLVGGVPVLVKLLQGQEKHGVMVCESLQSLEAALEAVLGLGHNLVMQEYVKSTSQDVRVLVVGGKAVAAVRRRPRPGRLAHTLIKGARLEAMELSPGQRATAEKATRLVGLEVAAVDLLDVEGHSKVFEVNSSPALPEMEAATGLDLATPIILRAEELVAGAEPVSTPDLIPPLPLADPDLSPTPSPRGKRASRTPSGGRGGA is encoded by the coding sequence ATGAAAGTCACGCTCCTCTCGCGCTCCGCTTCCATTCCGTCCACTCGACGCCTTGTCGAGGCGGGGCGTGCTCGAGGTCACCGGATGCGGGTACTCAACCCGCTCCGAGTGCAGATGCACTTGGATGGTGGTGGGCGCGCGACGCTCTACTACGACCGCAAGAAGCTGGCGCCCACGGACGTGGTGTTGCCGCGGATTGCGCAGTCCATCAGCACCTACGGCCTGGCGGTGGTGAACCAGTTCGTCCTGAGCGGGGTTCCGCTCGTCAACCACGCCCAGGCCATTGCCCAGTCGCGCAGCAAGATGCGCTCGCTGCAGTTGTTGTCGGCCCATGGCATCGCGATTCCCGCGACGGTGATGGCTCGGGACGCTGCTCACCTCAAGGAGATGGTGGGGCTGGTGGGCGGGGTGCCCGTGCTGGTGAAGCTCCTTCAGGGGCAGGAGAAGCACGGGGTGATGGTGTGCGAGAGCCTCCAGTCACTGGAGGCCGCGCTCGAGGCGGTCCTCGGCCTGGGGCACAACCTGGTGATGCAGGAGTACGTGAAGAGCACGAGCCAGGATGTGCGGGTGCTCGTCGTGGGAGGCAAGGCGGTGGCCGCGGTGCGGCGCCGACCGAGGCCAGGCAGGCTTGCTCACACGCTCATCAAGGGAGCGCGCTTGGAGGCGATGGAGCTGTCGCCCGGCCAGCGAGCCACCGCGGAGAAGGCCACGCGGCTGGTGGGGTTGGAGGTAGCGGCGGTGGACCTGCTGGACGTGGAGGGGCACTCGAAGGTGTTCGAAGTGAACAGCTCCCCCGCGTTGCCGGAGATGGAAGCCGCGACGGGCTTGGACCTGGCCACGCCCATCATCCTTCGGGCAGAGGAGCTGGTCGCTGGGGCGGAGCCCGTGTCGACTCCGGACCTCATTCCACCACTGCCCCTTGCCGATCCTGATTTGTCGCCGACTCCCTCGCCTCGTGGAAAGCGTGCGAGCCGCACGCCCAGCGGAGGGCGCGGGGGGGCATGA
- a CDS encoding HEAT repeat domain-containing protein: MSMSTPPPTSRAIGPRTSSRRGWCLLALGAGLVTSTGGSALALSRTSNEPPAATLPASPSELRAQVLALLDASQGPVREEQWRRLGTQAVPVLSALAMDNSVVPSRRSRAIASLALVDPTQGARSIQEVLDDTHAPVDVRVSAAEALAQCMGVEAIGLLAARLADREAPVREAVALTLGRLGGQQARQVLEERLPVEERPLVREALQRGLTLAEP; this comes from the coding sequence ATGTCGATGTCGACACCGCCGCCCACCTCTCGCGCCATCGGCCCCCGCACCTCGTCCCGGCGCGGATGGTGCCTCCTGGCCCTCGGAGCCGGGCTTGTCACGTCCACGGGGGGGAGCGCGCTCGCGCTCTCGCGTACCTCCAACGAGCCCCCGGCGGCGACACTCCCTGCCTCCCCCAGCGAGCTTCGGGCGCAGGTGCTGGCCCTGCTCGATGCCTCCCAGGGACCCGTCCGCGAGGAGCAGTGGCGGCGGCTCGGAACTCAAGCCGTGCCCGTCCTGAGCGCGCTCGCGATGGACAACTCCGTCGTTCCGTCGCGGCGCTCACGGGCCATCGCATCGCTGGCCCTGGTGGACCCGACTCAAGGCGCCCGCTCCATCCAGGAAGTCCTCGACGACACGCACGCGCCCGTCGACGTTCGCGTCAGCGCCGCGGAAGCACTCGCCCAGTGCATGGGAGTCGAGGCCATTGGACTCCTCGCCGCGCGGCTCGCGGACCGTGAAGCCCCGGTGCGCGAAGCCGTGGCCTTGACGCTCGGGAGGCTGGGAGGGCAGCAGGCTCGGCAGGTCCTCGAGGAGCGACTCCCCGTCGAGGAACGCCCCCTCGTGCGTGAGGCCCTCCAACGCGGACTCACGCTCGCCGAGCCTTGA
- the cglB gene encoding adventurous gliding motility lipoprotein CglB: MRAKLPLLSALVLGALSGVVATGCQSYDFEPVEPIAIAQTTVEETITALASKPNVMMLVDVSGSMTLPVNPSHPSCKVPDGSPNGGTTTCGGELPCPTATCPTRWTELQAAVPSFLTKTGKDVRFGLTTYPESKSDSGAEACNASTSLSIRKDLPTADDDTGLLAHANAIRDIVQGIPNAGTGRPVGGTPTSGSLRFVGELPSLQDANRKQFLILLTDGLPNCNVSNEYSGRENPAQCKCTIAGNLCATSTTYERRGCLDTNASVAAVSELKAKNITTIVIGFGAETASGEGPAVLQAMAAAGGFARSCTDDPTACGANDTCNAVTGLCGRSFYQAGNQAELADALERISKEVTNLEPCLIRLKGPQLPSDPKLIVVYVEGQRTVASDGTWELTPDGVRFNGATCERIKNSRPEAPVNIEIRAIRLR; the protein is encoded by the coding sequence ATGCGCGCCAAGTTGCCCCTCCTGAGCGCTCTTGTTCTCGGCGCCCTCTCGGGTGTCGTCGCCACGGGTTGTCAGTCCTACGACTTCGAACCGGTGGAGCCGATCGCCATCGCGCAGACGACCGTCGAGGAGACCATCACCGCCCTCGCGAGCAAGCCCAACGTCATGATGTTGGTGGACGTCTCGGGCTCGATGACCCTTCCAGTGAACCCCTCGCATCCGTCGTGCAAGGTTCCGGATGGGTCCCCGAATGGCGGGACGACCACTTGTGGTGGGGAGCTGCCGTGCCCCACGGCGACGTGCCCCACGCGTTGGACGGAGCTTCAGGCCGCGGTGCCCAGCTTCCTCACGAAGACGGGCAAGGACGTGCGTTTCGGTCTCACGACCTATCCTGAGTCGAAGAGCGATTCCGGCGCCGAGGCGTGCAATGCCTCCACGTCGCTGTCGATTCGCAAGGATCTGCCCACCGCGGATGATGACACCGGGCTCCTGGCGCATGCCAATGCCATCAGGGACATCGTTCAGGGCATTCCCAACGCGGGAACCGGACGGCCCGTGGGCGGCACTCCGACGAGCGGCAGTCTCCGCTTCGTGGGCGAACTGCCGAGCTTGCAGGACGCGAACCGCAAGCAGTTCCTCATTCTGCTGACGGACGGTCTGCCCAACTGCAACGTGAGCAACGAGTACTCGGGCCGGGAAAACCCGGCGCAGTGCAAGTGCACCATCGCGGGGAATCTTTGCGCGACGAGCACCACCTACGAGCGCCGCGGCTGCCTTGACACCAATGCCTCCGTGGCGGCGGTGAGTGAGCTGAAGGCCAAGAACATCACGACCATCGTCATCGGCTTTGGTGCGGAGACGGCCTCGGGCGAAGGGCCTGCGGTGCTCCAGGCGATGGCGGCGGCGGGTGGTTTTGCTCGTTCGTGCACCGATGACCCGACCGCTTGCGGCGCCAACGACACCTGCAACGCGGTGACGGGCCTGTGCGGCCGCAGCTTCTACCAGGCGGGCAATCAGGCGGAGCTCGCCGACGCGCTGGAGCGAATCAGCAAGGAAGTCACCAACTTGGAGCCGTGCCTGATTCGCCTGAAGGGGCCGCAGCTTCCGTCGGACCCCAAGCTCATCGTCGTGTACGTCGAGGGGCAGCGCACCGTGGCCAGCGATGGAACCTGGGAGCTGACGCCGGACGGCGTGCGCTTCAATGGCGCGACGTGCGAGCGGATCAAGAACTCGCGTCCGGAAGCGCCGGTCAATATCGAGATTCGCGCCATCCGGCTGCGATAG
- a CDS encoding DsrE family protein, with protein sequence MAGRVFFFLQHATYEPAFQASSMGITAAAMGDEVYVVLAFDALRAWVGGTLGQPEGVREGEEHARGEAMGLPAPARMLEEARALGAKLIACDTTVRLCGFEPEALQGALDEVMGLASLWRLTQGARTLTL encoded by the coding sequence ATGGCCGGACGTGTCTTCTTCTTTCTACAGCACGCGACGTATGAGCCTGCGTTCCAGGCGAGCTCCATGGGCATCACCGCTGCCGCGATGGGGGACGAGGTCTATGTCGTCCTGGCCTTCGACGCGTTGCGTGCCTGGGTAGGCGGGACTTTGGGTCAGCCCGAAGGCGTGCGGGAGGGCGAGGAGCACGCGCGAGGCGAGGCCATGGGACTGCCCGCGCCAGCCCGGATGCTGGAGGAGGCGAGGGCACTCGGAGCGAAGCTGATCGCCTGTGACACGACGGTGCGTCTGTGCGGCTTCGAGCCGGAGGCCCTTCAGGGGGCGCTGGATGAGGTGATGGGCCTTGCCTCGCTGTGGCGGCTCACCCAGGGAGCCCGCACGTTGACGCTGTAG
- the rlmB gene encoding 23S rRNA (guanosine(2251)-2'-O)-methyltransferase RlmB, giving the protein MSERSSRGGRGEREGGDSSLRHVYGVNPVLEALRARPDEVERLYVVEGQLAARASGELLSRAREAGVRVEKVTRERMAAMADGGVHQGVVLELRGFKYADLEDILDAAKASKRPPLVVVLDGIQDPHNLGAIIRSAHALGAHGVVIAKDRAVQVTGTVAKASAGAVEHCLVARVVNISRALEQLKEAGLWVAAADVGATEPMWNARLDGPLALVVGAEGPGVREGVLKHCDHRLRIPMTGQVGSLNASVSAGVLLYEVARQRGSPSRS; this is encoded by the coding sequence ATGAGTGAGCGTTCCTCCCGAGGTGGTCGAGGCGAGCGTGAAGGTGGAGATTCCTCCTTGCGCCACGTCTATGGGGTCAATCCGGTCCTCGAGGCCCTGCGGGCTCGGCCGGACGAGGTGGAGAGGTTGTACGTCGTGGAGGGGCAACTGGCGGCCCGGGCTTCGGGCGAGTTGCTCAGCCGTGCCCGGGAGGCGGGCGTCCGTGTGGAGAAGGTGACCCGCGAGCGCATGGCGGCGATGGCGGACGGCGGTGTGCACCAGGGTGTGGTGCTGGAGCTCCGAGGTTTCAAGTACGCGGACCTGGAGGACATCCTGGACGCCGCCAAGGCGAGCAAGAGGCCCCCGCTCGTGGTGGTGCTCGACGGAATCCAGGACCCGCACAACCTGGGCGCCATCATCCGGTCCGCCCATGCACTGGGGGCCCACGGGGTCGTCATCGCCAAGGACCGAGCCGTCCAAGTGACGGGCACGGTGGCCAAGGCTTCAGCCGGAGCGGTGGAGCACTGCCTGGTCGCGCGCGTCGTGAACATCTCCCGTGCTCTGGAGCAGCTGAAGGAGGCGGGGCTTTGGGTGGCGGCCGCGGACGTGGGGGCAACGGAACCCATGTGGAATGCCCGGCTGGACGGCCCCCTTGCCCTGGTGGTGGGCGCCGAGGGGCCGGGTGTGCGGGAGGGAGTCCTCAAGCACTGTGACCATCGCCTGCGGATTCCGATGACGGGTCAGGTCGGTTCACTCAATGCGTCCGTTTCGGCCGGCGTTCTGCTATATGAGGTCGCCCGGCAGCGCGGGAGCCCTTCCCGTTCGTAG
- a CDS encoding HAD family hydrolase, whose translation MGAMRPTVLLFDIDGTLITTGGAGRRAMDLAFEQLHGRRDACDSFHMSGMTDRAIVRKALRIIGVEDTEAAIDAGIVAYLAHLTEEVRKVDEQRYIVFPGIREAVIEARKRPGFAVGLGTGNIRAGARVKLERVAIHDQFSFGGFGCDHENRVELIRQGAEAGAATLGVPREDCRVVIIGDTPMDVAAALGIGAECIGVGTGTYKAEALLEAGAHAAFPDFTHPEALPTLLGGR comes from the coding sequence ATGGGGGCCATGCGCCCCACGGTCCTCCTGTTCGATATCGACGGCACCCTCATCACCACCGGTGGCGCTGGCCGCCGCGCCATGGACCTTGCCTTCGAGCAGCTCCACGGACGCCGTGATGCCTGCGACTCATTCCACATGTCCGGGATGACGGACCGGGCCATCGTCCGCAAGGCCCTCCGCATCATCGGCGTCGAGGACACGGAAGCGGCCATCGACGCCGGCATCGTCGCCTACCTCGCGCACCTCACGGAAGAAGTCCGCAAGGTCGACGAGCAGCGCTACATCGTCTTCCCCGGCATCCGCGAGGCCGTCATCGAGGCTCGCAAACGCCCGGGCTTCGCCGTGGGACTCGGGACTGGCAACATCCGCGCTGGGGCGCGAGTGAAGCTGGAGCGCGTGGCCATTCATGACCAGTTCTCCTTTGGTGGCTTCGGCTGCGACCATGAGAACCGCGTGGAGCTGATTCGCCAAGGCGCCGAGGCCGGCGCGGCGACACTTGGAGTCCCTCGCGAGGACTGCCGGGTGGTCATCATCGGCGACACGCCCATGGATGTCGCCGCGGCCCTTGGCATTGGCGCCGAGTGCATCGGCGTGGGCACCGGCACCTATAAGGCCGAGGCCCTGCTGGAGGCCGGCGCACACGCCGCGTTCCCGGACTTCACGCACCCCGAGGCCCTTCCGACCTTGCTCGGCGGACGCTGA
- the rplA gene encoding 50S ribosomal protein L1 → MAQNGKKFRAAAAMVDREKRYSVAEGFQLLKKTVEARASKYDQTVDVAINLGVDPKHADQMVRGAVVLPNGTGATVRVAVFAKGERATEATNSGADVVGAEDLQKRIEEGFLDFDTVIATPDMMGIVGRLGKVLGPRGLMPNPKVGTVTMDVAKAIRDAKGGKVDFRVEKAGIVHAKMGKASFAADKLEGNFNALVDLVMKLKPATAKGVYLKGIAISTTMGPGIKIDTQEILARHR, encoded by the coding sequence ATGGCTCAGAATGGGAAGAAGTTCCGCGCGGCTGCTGCGATGGTTGACCGCGAGAAGCGCTACTCGGTTGCCGAGGGCTTTCAGCTTCTGAAGAAGACGGTGGAGGCGCGGGCGTCGAAGTATGACCAGACGGTCGACGTCGCCATCAACCTGGGTGTGGACCCCAAGCACGCGGACCAGATGGTTCGTGGCGCCGTGGTTCTCCCCAACGGTACGGGTGCCACCGTGCGCGTGGCCGTGTTCGCCAAGGGCGAGCGCGCCACCGAGGCCACCAACTCGGGCGCCGATGTCGTGGGCGCCGAGGACCTCCAGAAGCGCATCGAGGAAGGCTTCCTCGACTTCGATACCGTCATCGCCACCCCGGACATGATGGGTATCGTGGGTCGCCTCGGTAAGGTGCTCGGTCCCCGCGGCCTGATGCCGAACCCGAAGGTCGGCACGGTGACCATGGACGTGGCCAAGGCCATCCGCGACGCCAAGGGCGGTAAGGTCGACTTCCGCGTGGAGAAGGCCGGCATCGTTCACGCGAAGATGGGCAAGGCGTCGTTCGCGGCGGACAAGCTCGAGGGCAACTTCAACGCGCTGGTGGACCTGGTGATGAAGCTCAAGCCGGCCACCGCCAAGGGCGTGTACCTGAAGGGGATTGCCATCTCCACGACGATGGGCCCGGGTATCAAGATCGATACCCAGGAGATTCTGGCTCGTCACCGGTAG
- the secE gene encoding preprotein translocase subunit SecE, whose amino-acid sequence MATASEASQQANRSAMDPKRLVVIFYLLAAIVLALFLERVFGMLWASFGWPDGVLIEGSDWKVSTVVGYVSAVGLALLGYFHPKTHMLSLEVASELMKVSWPTWPETRTSTMAVVVASLVAAVLLFCIDSAAYKLMVDWLPALWGKL is encoded by the coding sequence ATGGCGACGGCATCAGAGGCCAGCCAGCAGGCTAACCGCTCGGCGATGGATCCGAAGCGGCTCGTGGTCATCTTCTACCTCCTCGCCGCCATTGTCCTGGCGCTGTTCCTGGAGCGCGTCTTCGGGATGCTCTGGGCCAGCTTCGGATGGCCTGACGGCGTCCTCATCGAGGGCTCGGACTGGAAGGTCTCCACCGTCGTGGGTTACGTGTCCGCGGTGGGGCTTGCGTTGTTGGGTTACTTCCATCCGAAGACCCACATGCTCTCCCTGGAAGTGGCATCCGAGCTGATGAAGGTGTCCTGGCCTACCTGGCCGGAGACCCGGACGTCGACCATGGCCGTGGTCGTCGCGTCGCTCGTTGCCGCGGTGCTGCTCTTCTGCATCGACTCCGCCGCGTACAAATTGATGGTGGATTGGCTGCCCGCTCTGTGGGGGAAGCTGTAA
- the rplL gene encoding 50S ribosomal protein L7/L12, whose amino-acid sequence MADLNAIVEQLSGLTIIEAANLVKALEEKWGVSAAAVAVAAGPAAGPAAAPVEEKTEFTVVLSNAGANKINVIKEIRAITGLGLKEAKDLVEGAPKTVKEGVNKDDAKKIKDQLVAAGATVDIK is encoded by the coding sequence ATGGCTGACCTGAATGCAATCGTTGAGCAGCTCTCCGGCCTGACCATCATCGAGGCCGCCAACCTGGTGAAGGCCCTCGAGGAGAAGTGGGGCGTCTCCGCCGCCGCCGTTGCCGTTGCCGCTGGCCCCGCCGCTGGCCCCGCCGCCGCTCCTGTTGAGGAGAAGACGGAGTTCACGGTGGTGCTGTCGAACGCGGGCGCCAACAAGATCAACGTCATCAAGGAGATCCGCGCCATCACCGGCCTGGGCCTGAAGGAGGCCAAGGACCTGGTCGAGGGCGCGCCCAAGACGGTCAAGGAGGGCGTCAACAAGGACGACGCCAAGAAGATCAAGGACCAGCTCGTTGCCGCTGGCGCCACCGTCGACATCAAGTAA
- the rplJ gene encoding 50S ribosomal protein L10, translated as MLKSEKEEMIKELHEKFSRTKSAIVAEFSKVDVETVTKLRKKFREGGVEYKVIKNTLARRAAQGTDVAVIADDFTGPVALCLSYGDVVAPAKILTEFTKDLEDKIKIRTAVVDGRKVDVNGVKQLAKLPGLNELRAQLLGMLNQPAGKLVRTIAAPGSQLARVIQAHADKSQG; from the coding sequence GTGCTGAAGAGCGAGAAGGAGGAGATGATCAAGGAGCTCCACGAGAAGTTCTCGCGGACCAAGTCGGCCATTGTCGCTGAGTTCTCCAAGGTGGATGTGGAGACGGTGACGAAGCTGCGCAAGAAGTTCCGTGAGGGCGGCGTCGAGTACAAGGTCATCAAGAACACGCTGGCGCGCCGTGCCGCGCAGGGCACGGACGTGGCTGTCATCGCTGATGACTTCACGGGTCCGGTGGCTCTGTGCCTGAGCTACGGCGACGTGGTGGCCCCGGCGAAGATCCTGACCGAGTTCACGAAGGACCTCGAGGACAAGATCAAGATCCGCACCGCCGTGGTCGACGGCCGCAAGGTCGACGTCAACGGCGTCAAGCAGCTGGCGAAGCTGCCGGGTCTCAACGAGCTCCGGGCGCAGCTGCTCGGGATGCTCAACCAGCCTGCTGGCAAGCTGGTTCGGACGATTGCAGCTCCGGGTTCCCAGCTCGCGCGGGTCATTCAGGCCCACGCGGACAAGTCGCAGGGTTAG
- the tuf gene encoding elongation factor Tu — protein sequence MAKEKFERNKPHVNIGTIGHVDHGKTSLTAAITKVLAKTGGATFLAYDQIDKAPEERERGITISTAHVEYQTANRHYAHVDCPGHADYVKNMITGAAQMDGAILVVSAADGPMPQTREHILLARQVGVPYIVVFLNKVDLLDDPELRELVEMEVRDLLKKYEFPGDTIPIIPGSAMKALEGDTSEIGEQAILKLMAAVDSYIPTPQRATDKPFLMPVEDVFSIAGRGTVATGRVERGKVKVGEEVEVVGLRPTQKTVVTGVEMFRKLLDEGMAGDNIGALVRGLKREDMERGQVIAKPGSITPHTKFKAQIYVLSKEEGGRHTPFFKGYRPQFYFRTTDVTGTVKLPENVEMVMPGDNIAIEVELITPVAMEKELRFAVREGGRTVGAGVVAEVIE from the coding sequence ATGGCCAAGGAGAAGTTCGAGCGTAACAAGCCCCACGTGAACATCGGCACGATCGGACACGTGGACCACGGCAAGACGTCGCTGACGGCGGCCATCACGAAGGTGCTGGCGAAGACGGGCGGCGCCACGTTCCTGGCGTACGATCAGATCGACAAGGCGCCGGAAGAGCGCGAGCGCGGCATCACGATCTCGACGGCGCACGTGGAGTACCAGACGGCGAACCGTCACTACGCGCACGTCGACTGTCCGGGCCACGCCGACTACGTGAAGAACATGATCACGGGCGCGGCGCAGATGGACGGCGCGATTCTGGTGGTGTCGGCGGCGGACGGCCCGATGCCGCAGACGCGTGAGCACATCCTGCTGGCGCGCCAGGTCGGTGTTCCGTACATCGTGGTCTTCCTGAACAAGGTCGACCTGCTGGACGACCCCGAGCTGCGCGAGCTCGTGGAGATGGAAGTCCGGGACCTGCTGAAGAAGTACGAGTTCCCGGGCGACACCATCCCCATCATCCCCGGCTCCGCCATGAAGGCGCTCGAGGGTGACACGAGCGAGATCGGCGAGCAGGCCATCCTGAAGCTGATGGCGGCGGTGGACAGCTACATCCCGACCCCGCAGCGCGCGACGGACAAGCCCTTCCTGATGCCGGTGGAAGACGTGTTCTCCATCGCCGGCCGTGGAACGGTGGCGACGGGTCGCGTGGAGCGCGGCAAGGTGAAGGTCGGCGAGGAAGTTGAAGTCGTCGGTCTGCGTCCGACGCAGAAGACGGTCGTGACGGGCGTGGAGATGTTCCGCAAGCTGCTCGACGAGGGCATGGCGGGCGACAACATCGGCGCGCTGGTCCGCGGCCTGAAGCGCGAGGACATGGAGCGCGGCCAGGTGATTGCGAAGCCGGGCAGCATCACGCCGCACACCAAGTTCAAGGCGCAGATCTACGTCCTGTCGAAGGAAGAGGGTGGTCGTCACACCCCGTTCTTCAAGGGCTACCGTCCTCAGTTCTACTTCCGCACGACGGACGTGACGGGAACGGTGAAGCTGCCTGAGAACGTCGAGATGGTGATGCCGGGCGACAACATTGCCATCGAGGTGGAGCTGATCACCCCTGTGGCGATGGAGAAGGAGCTGCGCTTCGCCGTTCGCGAGGGTGGCCGCACCGTGGGCGCCGGCGTCGTTGCCGAGGTCATCGAGTAA
- the nusG gene encoding transcription termination/antitermination protein NusG, producing the protein MAMKWYVVHTYSNFENQAKKSLEEKVRLEGLQDQFGEILIPMEQVVEMVKGEKKTSRRKFFPGYIFVQMELNDRTLHLVKNTPKITGFPGTVQNQNPLPISDQEVARLTSQISEGTLKPKPKVQFDDGDTVRVIDGPFANFNGTVEEVNAEKGRVKVLVSIFGRATPVELDFMQVEKTTG; encoded by the coding sequence ATGGCGATGAAATGGTACGTGGTCCACACCTACTCGAACTTCGAGAATCAGGCGAAGAAGAGCCTTGAGGAGAAGGTCCGCCTTGAGGGGCTGCAGGACCAGTTCGGCGAGATTCTCATCCCCATGGAGCAGGTCGTGGAGATGGTGAAGGGCGAGAAGAAGACGTCTCGCCGCAAGTTCTTCCCGGGCTACATCTTCGTGCAGATGGAGCTGAACGACCGGACGCTCCATCTGGTGAAGAACACGCCGAAGATCACCGGGTTCCCTGGAACGGTGCAGAACCAGAACCCGCTGCCCATCTCCGACCAGGAAGTGGCTCGGCTCACGTCGCAGATCTCCGAGGGCACGCTCAAGCCGAAGCCCAAGGTGCAGTTCGACGACGGCGACACGGTGCGCGTCATTGACGGGCCCTTCGCCAACTTCAACGGCACAGTGGAGGAGGTCAACGCGGAGAAGGGTCGCGTGAAGGTGCTCGTGAGCATCTTCGGTCGTGCGACGCCCGTGGAGCTCGACTTCATGCAGGTGGAGAAGACCACCGGCTAG
- the rplK gene encoding 50S ribosomal protein L11, with protein sequence MKKVTGQVKLQIPAGKANPAPPIGPALGQQGVNIMEFCKQFNAKTQAEAKEGLIIPVIITVYQDRSFTFILKTPPAAVLIKKAAGLHTEKKKGSGAKKPGKEKVGQITRAQLEEIAKKKIQDTTAASLEACMNTIAGTARSMGIDVVG encoded by the coding sequence ATGAAGAAGGTCACAGGACAGGTCAAGCTGCAGATTCCCGCCGGCAAGGCGAACCCCGCTCCGCCGATCGGCCCCGCGCTCGGTCAGCAGGGCGTGAACATCATGGAGTTCTGCAAGCAGTTCAACGCGAAGACGCAGGCCGAGGCGAAGGAGGGACTGATCATTCCGGTGATCATCACCGTCTATCAGGACCGCTCCTTCACGTTCATCCTCAAGACGCCTCCGGCGGCCGTCCTCATCAAGAAGGCGGCGGGCCTGCACACCGAGAAGAAGAAGGGCTCGGGCGCGAAGAAGCCTGGCAAGGAGAAGGTGGGGCAGATCACCCGGGCGCAGCTCGAGGAGATCGCCAAGAAGAAGATTCAGGACACCACCGCCGCGTCGCTTGAGGCCTGCATGAACACCATTGCTGGCACCGCGCGCTCCATGGGCATCGACGTCGTCGGCTAA
- the rpmG gene encoding 50S ribosomal protein L33, translating to MPKGNRSIISLECTVCKERNYTTTKNKRKSQDKLELSKFCSRCRKHTDHKEGKV from the coding sequence ATGCCGAAGGGCAATCGTTCCATTATTTCGCTCGAGTGCACGGTGTGCAAAGAGCGGAACTACACGACCACGAAGAACAAGCGGAAGAGCCAGGACAAGCTTGAGTTGAGCAAGTTCTGTTCGCGCTGCCGCAAGCACACGGACCACAAAGAAGGTAAGGTCTAG